A part of Corynebacterium afermentans subsp. lipophilum genomic DNA contains:
- a CDS encoding GuaB3 family IMP dehydrogenase-related protein — protein MRDYVEIGLGREARRAYDLGDLSIVPKRRTRSSKDVDTSWNIDAYTFDIPLASHPTDALASPEFIIELGKQGGLGVIDAEGLWGRHADLEGAVKKVVDSCEDAWGIDSEEKYQEYMDSEERSVRTLQELHAAELDTDLLTERIAQVRDSGVTVAVRVSPQNARELAPVVIAAGAEILFIQGSIVSAEHVQQGGEPLNLKEFVGSLDVPVIAGGVYDYSTATHLMRSGVAGVIVGSGDANTVVNVPMATAVADVAAARRDYLDETGGRYVHVLADTSLWEPGAVALAIACGADAVMLGRNLAQASEAAADGVYWEAQTAHPRFPRGGVVKNAVSGKRVPLETVLFGPSSDPYGGLNIVGGLKRIMAKCGYTDVKAFQKADLAIRN, from the coding sequence ATGCGCGACTACGTGGAAATCGGCCTCGGCCGCGAGGCCCGCAGGGCGTACGACTTGGGCGATCTTTCAATCGTGCCGAAGCGCCGCACCCGTTCTTCGAAGGACGTGGACACGAGCTGGAACATCGACGCCTACACATTCGACATCCCGCTCGCCTCTCACCCGACGGATGCGCTGGCCAGCCCCGAGTTCATCATCGAGCTGGGCAAGCAGGGTGGCCTCGGTGTGATCGACGCCGAGGGGCTTTGGGGCCGCCATGCAGATCTCGAGGGCGCGGTGAAGAAGGTCGTGGACTCGTGCGAGGACGCCTGGGGCATCGACTCGGAAGAGAAGTACCAGGAGTACATGGACTCGGAGGAGCGCTCCGTTCGCACGCTGCAGGAGCTGCACGCCGCGGAGCTTGATACCGATCTGCTCACTGAGCGCATCGCCCAGGTGCGCGACTCCGGCGTCACAGTGGCGGTGCGCGTGAGCCCGCAGAACGCGCGTGAGCTGGCGCCGGTGGTCATCGCGGCAGGTGCGGAGATCCTGTTCATCCAGGGTTCTATCGTCTCGGCCGAGCACGTGCAGCAGGGCGGCGAGCCGTTGAACCTGAAGGAGTTCGTCGGCTCGTTGGACGTGCCGGTGATCGCGGGCGGTGTGTACGACTACTCCACGGCAACGCACCTGATGCGGTCCGGCGTCGCCGGTGTGATTGTGGGCTCCGGCGATGCCAACACGGTGGTCAACGTCCCCATGGCGACGGCGGTTGCAGACGTGGCGGCAGCGCGCCGCGACTACCTGGACGAAACCGGTGGGCGCTACGTGCACGTGCTGGCGGACACTTCCCTGTGGGAGCCCGGCGCCGTTGCCCTTGCTATCGCGTGCGGGGCCGATGCGGTCATGCTCGGCCGAAATTTGGCGCAGGCGTCCGAAGCTGCGGCGGACGGGGTGTACTGGGAGGCGCAGACGGCGCACCCGCGCTTTCCCCGTGGTGGCGTGGTCAAGAATGCGGTATCCGGCAAGCGTGTGCCGTTGGAGACTGTGCTGTTCGGGCCGTCGAGCGATCCATACGGCGGTCTGAACATCGTCGGAGGTCTCAAGAGAATCATGGCCAAGTGTGGTTATACTGATGTGAAAGCTTTTCAGAAAGCAGATCTGGCAATCCGTAATTAA
- a CDS encoding PAS domain-containing protein, whose translation MPSRVTLLRDAPEGASHEVDVNDIFFSVTDAKGVMTHVNNVFIKYAQYSADEMIGKPHNLIRHDEMPGAAFKLMWDTIEDGRPFAAYVRNRAKSGSAYDVLATVTPLPNGGYLSVRTRPMTERFEAAGQLYQEANLVEHEAKDNGVGRRERAVMGAEKIGELLPDYDAFIQAALPAEMQALEDAGFTLPDGSGEIYESALALYGELDQFMSVQTAIQDAADELRKASATLVEENAVTNNVKAEMENVVTEGASRTLLLAPLQVWATMRGIIDENAATLAEVAEELYAKTANARMAIALARLHTAQTAQFSTESGADESMHLLVDALEVDVREMDDAVFLHSSFRRRVELKVNSITELTKIPLEMIRRWSQNTNESTMGAEVMPLVEQVNNAMAAADNSIAQLQQAADKLAQAPSTDEVRAALERLNSAVK comes from the coding sequence ATGCCTAGCCGTGTAACCCTTCTTCGCGACGCACCAGAGGGTGCCTCCCACGAGGTCGATGTCAACGACATCTTCTTCTCGGTCACCGACGCGAAGGGTGTGATGACGCATGTCAACAATGTGTTCATCAAGTACGCCCAGTACAGCGCGGACGAGATGATTGGCAAGCCGCACAACCTCATCCGCCACGACGAGATGCCGGGTGCCGCCTTCAAGCTCATGTGGGACACCATCGAGGATGGCCGCCCCTTTGCCGCGTACGTGCGCAACCGTGCCAAGAGCGGCTCGGCTTACGACGTGCTCGCCACCGTCACCCCGCTGCCCAACGGCGGCTACCTCTCCGTGCGCACCCGCCCGATGACGGAGCGCTTCGAGGCCGCGGGTCAGCTTTACCAGGAGGCGAACCTGGTGGAGCACGAGGCGAAGGACAACGGTGTCGGCCGCCGTGAGCGCGCCGTCATGGGCGCGGAGAAGATCGGCGAGCTGCTGCCGGATTACGACGCGTTCATCCAGGCCGCCCTGCCTGCCGAGATGCAGGCGCTTGAGGACGCCGGGTTTACCCTGCCGGACGGCTCGGGCGAGATCTACGAGTCGGCCCTCGCCCTGTACGGCGAGTTGGACCAGTTCATGTCCGTCCAGACCGCCATTCAGGACGCGGCCGACGAGCTGCGCAAGGCTTCCGCCACCCTGGTGGAGGAAAACGCCGTCACCAATAACGTGAAGGCGGAGATGGAAAACGTGGTCACCGAGGGTGCGTCGCGCACCCTGTTGCTCGCGCCGCTGCAGGTGTGGGCGACCATGCGCGGGATCATCGACGAGAACGCCGCCACCTTGGCAGAGGTTGCCGAGGAGCTCTACGCGAAGACCGCCAACGCACGCATGGCGATTGCACTGGCGCGTCTGCACACCGCACAGACTGCGCAGTTTTCCACCGAGTCCGGCGCGGACGAATCTATGCACCTGCTTGTGGACGCGCTCGAGGTCGACGTCCGGGAGATGGACGACGCGGTGTTCCTGCACTCGTCGTTCCGCCGCCGCGTGGAGCTGAAGGTCAACTCCATTACTGAGCTGACCAAGATTCCGCTGGAGATGATCCGCCGCTGGTCCCAGAACACCAACGAGTCCACCATGGGCGCCGAAGTGATGCCGCTGGTGGAGCAGGTCAACAACGCTATGGCCGCCGCCGATAATTCAATCGCCCAGCTGCAGCAGGCCGCCGATAAGCTTGCCCAGGCACCGTCCACGGACGAGGTCCGCGCCGCCCTGGAGCGCCTCAACTCGGCCGTGAAGTAA
- the guaA gene encoding glutamine-hydrolyzing GMP synthase — translation MNTPQARPVLVLDFGAQYAQLIARRVREANVFSEVVPSTITAAEVREKNPQALILSGGPSSVYAEGAPQLDAEIFELGLPIFGICYGFQIMTRALGGEVAETGAREYGRTQMRVDGGVLHAGLEPEHAVWMSHGDSVTQAPEGFEVTASTPGAPVAAFEDTSRKLAGVQYHPEVMHSPHGQEVLTRFLTDIAGLEQNWTASNIAEQLIADVREQVGEGRAICALSGGVDSAVAAALVQRAIGDRLTCVFVDHGLLRQGEREQVETDFVAATGAKLVTVDERKAFLDKLAGVTEPEAKRKAIGAEFIRSFERAVAGVLEGQQVDYLVQGTLYPDVVESGGGTGTANIKSHHNVGGLPDDVEFELVEPLRLLFKDEVRAVGRELGLPEEIVNRQPFPGPGLGIRIIGEVTEERLETLRAADAIAREELTKAGMDEQIWQCPVVLLADVRSVGVQGDGRTYGHPIVLRPVASEDAMTADWVRIPYETLEVISTRITNEVADINRVVLDVTSKPPATIEWE, via the coding sequence GTGAATACTCCGCAAGCCCGCCCAGTCCTTGTCCTCGATTTCGGTGCGCAGTACGCGCAGCTGATCGCCCGCCGTGTGCGCGAGGCGAACGTTTTCTCCGAGGTGGTTCCCTCCACCATCACCGCCGCAGAAGTCCGCGAGAAGAACCCGCAGGCGCTGATCCTCTCCGGCGGCCCGTCGTCGGTGTACGCAGAGGGCGCGCCGCAGCTCGATGCTGAGATCTTCGAGCTGGGGCTGCCTATCTTCGGTATTTGCTACGGCTTCCAGATCATGACCCGTGCGCTCGGCGGCGAGGTGGCCGAGACCGGCGCGCGCGAGTACGGCCGCACGCAGATGCGCGTCGACGGCGGCGTGCTCCACGCCGGACTCGAGCCCGAGCACGCCGTGTGGATGTCCCACGGCGACTCTGTCACGCAGGCGCCTGAGGGCTTCGAGGTCACCGCCTCCACCCCGGGCGCGCCCGTGGCCGCGTTCGAGGACACCTCCCGCAAGCTCGCCGGCGTGCAGTACCACCCGGAGGTCATGCACTCCCCGCACGGCCAGGAGGTGCTCACCCGCTTCCTCACCGACATCGCCGGCCTGGAGCAGAACTGGACCGCCTCCAACATCGCCGAGCAGCTGATCGCGGACGTGCGCGAGCAGGTAGGTGAGGGCCGCGCCATTTGCGCCCTGTCCGGCGGCGTGGATTCCGCTGTCGCGGCGGCGCTGGTACAGCGCGCCATCGGCGACCGTCTCACCTGCGTGTTCGTGGACCATGGCCTGCTGCGCCAGGGCGAGCGCGAGCAGGTGGAGACCGATTTCGTGGCCGCCACCGGCGCGAAGCTGGTCACCGTGGACGAGCGCAAGGCGTTCTTGGACAAGCTCGCCGGAGTGACCGAGCCGGAGGCGAAGCGCAAGGCCATCGGCGCGGAGTTCATCCGCTCCTTCGAGCGCGCTGTTGCCGGCGTGCTGGAAGGCCAGCAGGTGGACTACCTGGTCCAGGGCACCCTGTACCCGGACGTGGTGGAGTCCGGCGGCGGCACCGGCACCGCCAACATCAAGAGCCACCACAACGTTGGCGGCCTGCCGGACGACGTGGAGTTCGAGCTCGTTGAGCCGCTGCGTCTGCTGTTCAAGGACGAGGTCCGCGCCGTCGGTCGCGAGCTGGGCCTGCCCGAGGAGATTGTGAACCGTCAGCCGTTCCCGGGCCCGGGCCTGGGCATCCGCATCATCGGCGAGGTCACCGAGGAACGCCTGGAGACGCTGCGCGCCGCCGACGCCATCGCCCGCGAGGAGCTGACTAAGGCCGGTATGGACGAGCAGATCTGGCAGTGCCCGGTCGTGCTGCTCGCGGATGTGCGCTCCGTGGGCGTGCAGGGCGACGGCCGCACCTACGGCCACCCGATCGTGCTGCGACCGGTCGCCTCCGAGGACGCGATGACCGCGGACTGGGTGCGCATCCCGTACGAGACCCTCGAGGTCATCTCCACCCGCATCACCAATGAGGTGGCCGACATCAACCGCGTGGTGCTGGACGTCACCTCCAAGCCGCCGGCCACCATCGAGTGGGAGTAA
- a CDS encoding PspC domain-containing protein: protein MENNTLTQMWDTRPPRIPEDQGGKAVIGGVCEGIGARFHIDPTFIRVVFVALSLAFGGGIFLYLLCWINMPRFGLTRSPWAAIITPKVQLTAAEIKDRDTGWWLLLGLFLFLPSVSVAGDLRAVLVTFILFAAGWYFLHQRHPEPPAGLLVGEPEGPRTSNRPAVDTSHLTVPEGHEHPGQRPPAWDPLGAAPELWHLPEPSEPAPTQTRKRNWFWIPVALGLSAVSLVALAFYSDLRDGDYGRFGSAHITVYDIDTLPDQPGVNGFVGETYLDFSELEPLREPKTVEVSNTIGKVDVILPDNIPVDVNCQVTIGETACPEETQNADKDSALLTINVTERIGSVSAYYAR, encoded by the coding sequence ATGGAGAACAACACACTCACACAGATGTGGGACACCCGCCCGCCCCGCATCCCGGAGGACCAGGGCGGCAAGGCCGTCATCGGCGGCGTCTGCGAAGGCATCGGCGCCCGCTTCCACATCGACCCCACGTTTATCCGCGTGGTTTTCGTCGCGCTCTCGCTCGCGTTCGGCGGCGGCATCTTCCTCTACCTGCTGTGCTGGATCAACATGCCCCGCTTCGGGCTGACCCGCAGCCCGTGGGCCGCGATCATCACTCCGAAAGTGCAGCTGACCGCAGCGGAGATAAAGGATCGCGACACCGGCTGGTGGCTGCTGCTCGGACTCTTCCTGTTTTTACCGTCCGTTTCCGTCGCAGGCGATCTGCGGGCAGTGCTGGTCACGTTCATCCTCTTCGCCGCCGGCTGGTACTTCCTGCACCAGCGCCATCCCGAGCCGCCGGCTGGGTTGCTGGTGGGCGAGCCGGAGGGGCCCCGTACAAGCAACCGCCCCGCTGTGGACACCTCCCATCTGACGGTGCCCGAAGGACACGAACACCCCGGCCAGCGCCCGCCCGCCTGGGACCCACTGGGCGCGGCGCCGGAGCTGTGGCATCTGCCGGAGCCGAGCGAACCGGCTCCAACACAGACGAGAAAACGCAACTGGTTCTGGATCCCGGTCGCCTTGGGCCTCTCAGCGGTCTCGCTCGTGGCGCTTGCGTTTTACAGCGACCTGCGCGACGGCGACTACGGGCGCTTCGGCAGCGCGCACATCACCGTGTACGACATCGACACCCTGCCAGACCAACCGGGCGTCAACGGCTTCGTCGGCGAGACCTACCTTGACTTCTCCGAGCTTGAGCCGCTGCGCGAGCCGAAAACCGTCGAGGTCAGCAACACCATCGGCAAGGTGGACGTGATCCTGCCGGACAACATCCCGGTCGACGTGAACTGCCAAGTCACCATCGGCGAGACCGCCTGCCCCGAAGAAACGCAAAACGCGGACAAGGACAGCGCGTTGCTCACGATCAACGTGACAGAGCGTATCGGGTCCGTGTCCGCGTACTACGCCCGCTAA
- a CDS encoding ATP-binding protein, whose protein sequence is MSALYPRLTRNRSRRVVAGVASGVADHLGVEDKWVRLFFVAASFAGGFGALLYAGLWMFTPLDDSGAQRQRPGTMDLALVVLGFAGALIALQLSSGAGATVVFVLGVLIVGAVIALQAYDRGTGSWGNIAALMLGALLVMAGVLAVAFVGESAGVGGVVVSVLVTVVGVAVLVVPLIAKLANSLVAEREAKAVADQRAEIASRLHDSVLQTLALIQKQAGDADEVARLARAQERELRAWLFDDSVPNHTTTFAALQKAAGEVEDAFRVVIQPVTVGEDVAFNERTEAVVLAAREAMVNAAKHAGVDTIDVYAEHLAGRLEVFVRDRGSGFDPDAIPADRHGLRDSIVGRVRRVGGEVHVVSSIGNGSEVEIALEL, encoded by the coding sequence ATGTCTGCGTTGTATCCCCGGCTGACCCGGAACCGCTCCCGCCGCGTTGTGGCCGGCGTGGCCTCCGGTGTGGCCGACCACCTGGGGGTGGAGGACAAATGGGTGCGCCTGTTCTTCGTCGCGGCCAGCTTCGCGGGCGGGTTCGGCGCGCTGCTCTACGCCGGTTTGTGGATGTTTACGCCTCTGGACGACAGTGGGGCGCAGCGCCAGCGCCCGGGAACGATGGATCTTGCGCTTGTGGTGCTCGGGTTCGCAGGGGCGCTTATTGCGCTGCAGCTGTCTTCGGGCGCGGGCGCCACGGTGGTGTTCGTGCTGGGCGTGCTCATCGTCGGCGCGGTGATTGCGCTGCAGGCCTACGACCGCGGCACGGGGTCGTGGGGCAACATCGCCGCGCTGATGTTGGGTGCGCTGCTGGTCATGGCTGGGGTGCTGGCAGTGGCGTTTGTGGGCGAAAGCGCCGGGGTTGGCGGCGTGGTGGTCTCCGTGCTGGTCACGGTGGTGGGCGTGGCGGTGCTGGTTGTGCCGCTGATAGCCAAGCTGGCCAATTCGCTCGTCGCGGAGCGGGAGGCCAAGGCGGTGGCGGACCAGCGCGCGGAGATTGCCTCACGCTTGCACGATTCGGTGCTGCAGACCCTCGCGCTGATTCAGAAGCAGGCGGGCGATGCGGATGAGGTCGCTCGCCTCGCGCGCGCCCAGGAGCGCGAGCTGCGGGCCTGGCTTTTCGACGACTCCGTGCCCAACCACACCACTACCTTCGCCGCCCTGCAGAAAGCGGCCGGCGAGGTGGAGGACGCCTTCCGCGTGGTCATCCAACCGGTCACGGTGGGCGAGGACGTCGCCTTCAACGAGCGCACCGAGGCGGTCGTGCTGGCGGCCAGGGAGGCGATGGTCAACGCCGCCAAGCACGCCGGTGTGGACACCATCGACGTCTACGCGGAGCATCTCGCGGGCAGGCTCGAGGTGTTTGTGCGCGACCGCGGTTCCGGCTTCGACCCGGACGCCATCCCGGCCGATCGGCACGGTTTGCGCGACTCCATTGTGGGCCGCGTTCGGCGAGTTGGGGGAGAGGTGCACGTGGTGTCGTCGATAGGCAATGGCTCAGAGGTGGAGATAGCGTTAGAGCTATGA
- a CDS encoding LuxR C-terminal-related transcriptional regulator, protein MTSVFLVDDHSVFRAGVKAELADAVDIVGEAGTVAEAVRGIERTRPDVVLLDVHMPDGGGLAVLKRAPGPAYLALSVSDAAEDVIALIRAGARGYVTKNIAGAELAEAIERVRGGDAYFSPRLAGFVLDAFASGPVVEEDDPAVDSLTRRELEVLRLLARGYTYKEIAERLFISVKTVETHASNILRKTQTSNRHQLTRWAVARDLG, encoded by the coding sequence ATGACGAGCGTGTTCTTGGTGGACGATCACTCCGTGTTCCGCGCCGGGGTGAAAGCTGAGCTGGCGGACGCGGTGGACATCGTGGGTGAGGCCGGCACGGTCGCTGAGGCGGTGCGTGGAATCGAGCGTACGCGCCCGGACGTGGTGCTTTTAGACGTGCACATGCCCGACGGCGGCGGACTGGCCGTGCTCAAGCGGGCGCCGGGCCCGGCGTACCTGGCGCTGAGCGTTTCCGATGCCGCCGAGGACGTCATCGCACTGATCCGTGCCGGCGCGCGGGGGTACGTGACCAAGAACATCGCGGGCGCGGAGCTCGCTGAGGCGATCGAGCGGGTGCGCGGCGGGGACGCGTACTTCTCGCCGCGGCTGGCCGGGTTCGTGCTCGATGCCTTCGCCTCGGGGCCGGTGGTGGAAGAGGACGACCCGGCAGTCGACTCGCTGACCCGCCGCGAGCTCGAGGTGCTGCGGCTGCTCGCGCGGGGCTACACGTACAAGGAGATCGCCGAGCGTCTGTTCATCTCCGTCAAGACGGTGGAGACACATGCGTCGAACATTCTGCGCAAGACGCAGACCTCCAACCGCCACCAGCTCACCAGGTGGGCGGTGGCGCGGGACTTAGGCTAG
- a CDS encoding FAD/NAD(P)-binding protein translates to MFTVAASIAIVGEGPRGISITERIAAYLGDRSEALTLHIIDDAQLGAGRIWETDQTRTLCMNTLAGAVTLFTEPGATVAAPVLEGPTMYEWIQALRGEKTHPLIDAFGASLPEHYNKELRATRPESNPSRALYGEYLRWAWKVSLAQLPDTVEVVEHHSRAVSLAAEGTQDAITLADGSVVHADATVIASGWVLPAPTPAQQAFAESGLTYIPPGNPVEQDVSLLPAGERVVVRGMGMGFFDLMALTTIDRGGRFVEDASTRSGLRYEATSNEPHFVVTSGRGYPYLPKSEYHSLPPKADLSRLRAAIDASEAPVSFGRDLWPALARDAYAEYYRVLARVRPEALSAPLDEILAAIDAADLAAVATADDILTVANALTEALDGMSTAPFDMAAWVDPLAGTEALDLEELNRRVAEGMAADITEAVSAWDSPLKAGLWAISAGRKPSAIATQNGRGPREAALAQYMAFGQMVGSGPPLFRTRELLALSDAGLVTFLGPDPVVETTDSGYTAVSHARSVRATALADAFLPSPDIRTSPDALTASLRAAGRVRPFAPGGVETASPETDDHTRRTVHPDGELDARLHIVGIPTGKQWADTTISPMPGTDPLMLQETDKTARSLLTQAGVL, encoded by the coding sequence ATTTTCACCGTGGCAGCATCCATCGCAATCGTCGGAGAAGGACCCCGCGGCATCTCCATCACTGAACGCATCGCCGCCTACCTGGGCGACCGCAGCGAGGCACTCACCCTGCACATCATCGACGACGCCCAGCTCGGCGCCGGCCGCATCTGGGAAACGGACCAGACCCGCACGCTGTGCATGAACACCCTCGCCGGCGCGGTGACACTATTCACCGAGCCCGGCGCGACCGTCGCCGCCCCCGTGCTCGAAGGCCCCACCATGTACGAGTGGATCCAGGCGCTTCGCGGCGAGAAAACACACCCGCTTATCGACGCCTTCGGTGCCTCCCTCCCCGAGCACTACAACAAGGAGCTGCGCGCCACCCGCCCCGAGTCCAACCCCTCGCGCGCGCTCTACGGCGAGTACTTGCGCTGGGCGTGGAAGGTCTCCCTCGCGCAGCTACCGGACACAGTCGAGGTGGTCGAGCACCACTCCCGCGCCGTGTCCTTGGCGGCCGAGGGCACCCAGGACGCCATCACACTTGCCGACGGCTCCGTGGTCCACGCCGACGCCACCGTCATCGCCTCCGGCTGGGTACTGCCCGCCCCCACGCCCGCGCAGCAGGCGTTCGCCGAGTCGGGGCTGACCTACATCCCGCCGGGCAACCCCGTGGAGCAGGACGTCTCACTGCTGCCGGCCGGCGAGCGCGTCGTGGTGCGCGGCATGGGCATGGGCTTTTTCGACCTCATGGCGCTGACCACCATCGACCGCGGCGGCCGCTTCGTCGAGGACGCCTCCACGCGTTCCGGTCTGCGCTACGAGGCCACCAGCAATGAGCCGCACTTCGTGGTCACCTCCGGGCGCGGCTACCCCTACCTGCCCAAATCCGAGTACCACTCCCTGCCGCCGAAGGCCGACCTTTCCCGCCTGCGCGCCGCCATCGATGCCTCCGAAGCGCCGGTGTCCTTCGGCCGCGACCTGTGGCCGGCGCTGGCCCGCGACGCCTACGCCGAGTACTACCGCGTGCTTGCCCGTGTGCGTCCCGAAGCGCTCAGCGCGCCCCTCGACGAGATCCTCGCAGCCATCGACGCCGCCGACCTTGCCGCGGTTGCCACCGCGGACGACATCCTGACGGTCGCGAACGCGCTGACCGAGGCTCTCGACGGGATGAGCACCGCACCGTTCGACATGGCCGCCTGGGTGGACCCGCTCGCCGGCACCGAGGCGCTCGACCTGGAGGAACTGAACCGACGCGTCGCCGAGGGCATGGCAGCCGACATCACCGAGGCCGTGTCCGCCTGGGACTCCCCGCTCAAGGCCGGCCTGTGGGCCATCTCCGCGGGCCGCAAACCCAGCGCGATCGCCACACAAAACGGCCGCGGCCCCCGCGAGGCGGCACTTGCGCAGTACATGGCGTTCGGCCAGATGGTCGGCTCCGGCCCGCCGCTGTTCCGCACCCGCGAGCTACTCGCGCTTTCCGACGCCGGCCTGGTCACCTTCTTAGGCCCCGACCCCGTGGTGGAGACCACCGACAGCGGGTACACAGCGGTCAGCCACGCCCGTTCGGTGCGCGCCACCGCACTTGCCGACGCCTTCCTGCCCAGCCCCGACATCCGCACCTCCCCCGACGCGCTAACCGCATCGCTGCGCGCGGCCGGCCGCGTGCGCCCGTTCGCACCGGGTGGCGTGGAAACCGCCTCCCCGGAAACCGACGATCACACCCGCCGCACCGTCCACCCCGACGGCGAGCTGGACGCGCGCCTGCACATCGTGGGTATCCCCACCGGCAAGCAGTGGGCGGACACCACCATCTCCCCCATGCCCGGCACCGACCCGCTGATGCTGCAGGAGACGGACAAGACGGCACGTTCGCTACTCACCCAGGCGGGCGTGCTCTAG
- a CDS encoding TIGR04028 family ABC transporter substrate-binding protein, giving the protein MPKPKVAATLSLGAAASLLAGCATAANGDDGDVLTYLESSWFNSLYPPAAGFYPNGGVVNQLTDRLLYQNPETLELEPWIATDLPEINEDATVFTFDIRTDVTYSDGTPMTAQNIVDNFDLFGLGDKDRLLNVSEQISNYERGEVVDEDTVRFYFSAPSPGFAQATSTYNAGLLADSSLQLRNEEFGPGNAENVIGSGPFVVDSETLGTDLVLKAREDYDWAPPSLEHQGRARLDGIHYTLAAEEAMRSGALLSGQADAARTVSPPVERHLKDQGVQVVAATANGMNNQLAMRFNHPLLQDIRVRQAIIHGVDREEIIRILLSDSYPLATSSMTSKALGYAEQPGAYTFDPDQSRKLLDDAGWTPGPDGIREKDGQRLSLWVNHALPQPRSKEIVTMIQSDLRELGIELNMVAGDRATQNAAQKDINRVQLMHTMVGRADYDVIESHLSVDRRDSLLNNAGDGEPIDAELQALLDKVVSTPDDAGRAAASKAVQDHLTENAYTLPLFEEPQVYALAPHVKGFDTEAVARPSFYSVYFDREEDK; this is encoded by the coding sequence GTGCCTAAACCAAAGGTAGCCGCGACGCTTTCGCTCGGCGCCGCAGCCAGCCTGCTCGCCGGATGCGCAACGGCGGCCAACGGCGACGACGGTGACGTGCTCACCTACCTGGAATCCAGCTGGTTCAACAGCCTGTACCCGCCGGCCGCCGGGTTTTACCCCAACGGCGGCGTGGTCAACCAACTGACGGACCGGCTGCTCTACCAGAACCCGGAGACCCTCGAGCTTGAGCCGTGGATTGCCACGGACCTGCCGGAGATCAACGAGGACGCCACGGTGTTCACCTTCGACATCCGCACCGACGTGACCTACTCCGACGGCACGCCCATGACCGCGCAGAACATCGTGGACAACTTCGACCTGTTCGGCCTGGGCGACAAGGACCGGCTGCTTAACGTCTCGGAGCAGATCTCCAACTACGAGCGCGGCGAGGTCGTCGACGAAGACACGGTGCGCTTTTACTTCTCCGCACCTTCGCCGGGCTTTGCGCAGGCGACATCGACGTACAACGCGGGCCTGCTGGCCGATTCCTCGCTGCAGCTGCGCAACGAGGAGTTCGGCCCCGGCAACGCGGAAAACGTCATCGGCTCCGGCCCGTTCGTGGTGGACAGCGAGACCCTGGGCACCGACCTGGTGCTTAAAGCCCGCGAGGATTACGACTGGGCGCCGCCGTCGCTGGAGCACCAGGGCCGGGCTCGCCTGGACGGCATCCACTACACCCTGGCCGCGGAAGAGGCCATGCGCTCCGGCGCGCTACTGTCCGGCCAGGCCGACGCCGCCCGCACGGTCTCCCCGCCGGTGGAGCGCCACCTGAAGGACCAAGGCGTGCAGGTGGTCGCCGCCACCGCCAACGGCATGAACAACCAGCTGGCGATGCGTTTCAACCACCCGCTGTTGCAGGACATCCGCGTGCGCCAGGCGATCATCCACGGCGTTGACCGCGAGGAGATCATCCGCATCCTGCTGTCGGATTCCTACCCACTGGCCACCTCATCGATGACCTCGAAGGCCCTGGGGTACGCGGAGCAGCCAGGCGCGTACACCTTCGACCCGGATCAATCGCGCAAGCTTCTCGACGACGCCGGCTGGACCCCCGGCCCGGACGGCATCCGCGAGAAGGACGGCCAGCGCCTGAGCCTGTGGGTCAACCACGCCCTGCCGCAGCCGCGCTCCAAGGAGATTGTCACCATGATCCAGTCCGACCTGCGAGAACTGGGCATCGAGCTGAACATGGTTGCCGGCGACCGCGCCACCCAGAACGCGGCGCAAAAGGACATCAACCGCGTCCAGCTCATGCACACCATGGTGGGCCGCGCGGATTACGACGTGATCGAATCGCACCTGTCGGTGGACCGCCGCGATTCGCTTTTGAACAACGCCGGCGACGGTGAACCGATCGACGCGGAGCTGCAGGCGCTGTTGGACAAGGTGGTCTCCACCCCGGACGACGCCGGCCGCGCCGCCGCCTCCAAGGCAGTGCAGGACCACCTGACCGAAAACGCCTACACGCTGCCGCTGTTTGAAGAGCCGCAGGTCTACGCGCTCGCGCCGCACGTGAAGGGCTTTGACACTGAGGCGGTGGCGCGCCCGAGCTTCTACTCGGTGTACTTCGACCGCGAGGAGGACAAGTAG